A part of Rhinatrema bivittatum chromosome 16, aRhiBiv1.1, whole genome shotgun sequence genomic DNA contains:
- the LOC115078427 gene encoding olfactory receptor 1009-like yields the protein MEEGNLTTVSEFIILGFPEFPELQIPIFFLFLLIYLIILMGNLTIIALTCLDPRLHTPMYFFLSNLSFLDISYTSVTLPKLLDICVRKHQKISAAGCFTQAYFFIFSVCEEFLLLTIMAYDRYVAVCHPLRYAVIMNKRLCVLMAMGTCMFSFLEPVTHTVIFSHFSYCRSNEINHFFCDLSALLKLSCSSTSIIDLFSYVLAVLVMLPCFTLTLTSYVYIISAILRIRSVEGRHKAFSTCSSHLTVVILFYVTLTSLYIKPTSMQSVDQNKLIALLYNVLIPVVNPIIYTLKNKEVKEAL from the coding sequence ATGGAAGAGGGAAATCTCACCACAGTGTCGGAATTCATTATTCTTGGATTTCCTGAATTTCCAGAGCTGCAAATTCCCATTTTCTTTCTATTCTTATTGATTTACCTGATCATCCTGATGGGGAACCTCACTATTATAGCCCTGACGTGCCTGGACCCtcgcctgcacacccccatgtactttttcctcagTAACTTGTCCTTCCTGGATATCTCTTACACCTCAGTCACCCTCCCCAAGCTGCTGGATATCTGTGTAAGGAAGCATCAGAAGATTTCTGCAGCTGGGTGTTTTACACAGgcatattttttcatattttcagtATGTGAAGAATTTCTTCTGCTTACGATCATGGCTTATGACCGCTACGTTGCAGTCTGTCACCCCCTGCGCTATGCTGTGATCATGAATAAGAGACTCTGTGTGCTGATGGCCATGGGCACCTGTATGTTTTCATTTCTGGAACCAGTGACACACACTGTCATTTTTTCTCACTTCTCTTACTGTAGGTCCAATGAGATTAACCATTTTTTCTGCGACCTCTCAGCACTGTTGAAACTCTCTTGCTCCAGCACCTCCATCATAGATCTTTTCTCTTACGTTTTGGCTGTGCTTGTAATGCTTCCCTGCTTTACCTTAACTCTGACATCTTATGTCTACATCATCTCTGCCATCCTGAGGATCCGTTCCGTAGAGGGGAGACacaaagccttctccacctgctcctcccacctcacggtCGTTATTCTCTTCTACGTAACTCTGACATCTTTGTATATCAAACCAACATCCATGCAATCAGTGGACCAAAATAAGCTCATTGCTCTGCTGTATAATGTTTTGATCCCTGTGGTTAACCCCATCATTTAtaccctgaaaaacaaagaggtgaaagaagcctta